The following nucleotide sequence is from Alteromonas sp. V450.
GCCGCCGTGGTGCAGAGGGGCGTAAACACCTGCAATATTTTCAAGCAGGGTAGACAATGGCAGTAAACACAGATGGTTCACTATTTCTGGTTGAACAGCACGCTCAATAGAATGGGCAACTTTCCATTGCGATTCAGATGACAGACACACGCCTTTCGGTGTGCCCGTAGAGCCAGAAGTAAAGGTTATTTTGTTAGTACCTACAGGTGTGTATACACGAGAGTCATGTTTGAGTGAATGAGCGACAATGCCATTTTTGCTATCAATAATAGTCGGTGACTCACTCCATTCACTTAGTTCACCACCGCGATTGGTCAATAAAAAGTGACACTGGCTCTCATTTAATACATGTTCTTGTTGGGAAGCGCTAAAAAATAGCGGAACGGGGACGCAGCAAACGTTAGCCTGTTGGCAGGCTAAATCAGCAATCACCCATGCAAAGCTATTGTCAAAGGCAATGCCGACCCTCTCGGCATTGTGGTTTGTTATCCAGCTTGCGAGGTTCTCGACGGCGCTCAAAAGGGCGCGGTAAGTCATTGAACCGTCTTTGCATTTAAGCGCAACGTCATCGTCATGCCCGTTTATATACTGATTAAGCAACATACGCTGTTTCCTTTTTTGTGCAGATATTTTGCGTTAACGCATCCACATTTGCGGAAATAAGCTCAATTGCACGTTGGTAATGAGCATTAAGTTCAGGGCAGCCAATTATGTGTTGGGTTACGTGATGTAGTGACAGGGCAGTAACCTGAGGAGCGGTGTCATAATAGGTGCCCCAATCATCGCTATTCCCTTTAAGTTTTGATACCTCGGCTTTAACAAGGGGGAGGAGTTGAATACCTGCGCCCATGAGTAAAGAGGTAAGCTGTGAGGTCGCACTGAAAACCAGATATTTGCTACCACATCGTTTTAAAACGAAGAACAGGGCAAATAACAAGGGGAGGGTATAGCGCGATGCACTGCTAAAAAGGTTACCAACTTCAGCAATATGTGCTCTGTTTACGGTTATCCCTTGTAAGGTGAGGGCAGTTTCTACCGAAGTGTTAAGGTATTGCTCTATAAAAAGAGAATTATACTGCCCATCATAGGCGGCAAATCTTGCGCCTGCGGCGGCTTTAACTCCCTTAGCTTCAAGAGCAAACAGCATAGGCATAAAGGAAGTCACTCGTGCGTTGTAGCGAGCTTTAAAACCACTCGCTATAAACGCTTCAATACGGCGGCGGGCATTATGTCCATGTTTTGCCGCGATAAAGGTTATAGCGGGCTTTTCCTTAGAGACAATCGCAGATTGCTGACTAGCAATCTGGGTTGGAACTGAAGCTAAAACGTGACTCATAAACATGCTCATTGGTTTTGCGATGTTATGAGTATTTACGCGAGACCTTAAGAGAACCTTAAGTGGGAAAAACTTTTATAAATGTCAGTCCAAAATGTTAAGAACGCCCAAGCTAATTAATCGCTGAGCCGTCATAGCTATTAAAAACTGGGCCGTTAGCCGGTAAATCACAGGTAGCGTTTGCAGCAGTGGCAGGAAGCAATAACCATTCGTCACGGTGGGCTGCGCCCATTGAAGTGGCTTGTGATAAGTCTACACATTGAAATTTGTAGTCACTTGGAACTAACAAAAAGCGTTGACGCATTGGCGGTCTAACCCGCCGGCCTGAAATCTTTGTCTGCTCGCGGGAAGGCTCGGAAGTATCGGTCAACCAAGCCCACGCTGTACCGTTTTCTACTTCTTGAGGGGTATGGTAACCAAAATGAGCCATTTCAAAGGGTGAATAAAGAAAATACTGTTCTTTAAAGCTGACTATCCCTACCTCGAAGGCAGTTGAATCCTTCGTCAACATATTACTTATTTGGCTTTCTGCATTTTGAAGGACTATACGGGGAGTACGGTAGTCATTTAGCAGCCATGCACCGAATGTGGAAGGAATTACAGTTAAAATGAAAAGCCATGCCAGTAATTGGCGGGCGAGTAATTTTCCATCCCCTGCGTTGCGCTTTTTATTGTAAACATAGTAGACAATATGAGTACAAAGCCCAGCGATACCGAGTACAAGTAATACTATGCTTAAACGAACAAGGGTTTCGCTGTCGCTGTCAAAGCGCGTCATCAGCTTAACAGCGGTGGGCTCGTGAAATAGCAGTGCTAAGCCAGCAATCAATAAAACGGCAGAGATTAACGAAGTAACTGCGCGCGCAAAAAGCACCAAGCCTCTTGATAAAGTTGAATTAGCAAGTACCAGACCTGCAACCATACTCAACGCAGGCAGTGCCGGTAAAACATAAACACCACGTTTACCTGGGCTGATGCTAAAGAAAATGACAACCAATATTACCCATATCAACAAGGATGAGTAAGCGGGCTTGTGAATAAGTACATCTTTTAACGACTTAGCTTTTGATACAAGTATGGCAATTGGCGTTATCCAAAATACAGGAATAACTTCAACAATATAATAATACCAAGGCTCTATGTGGTGCCAGGCATTGGCATATCGCTCAGCCGTTTGTTTAAACAAAATATTCGACAAGTATTGTTGTATTTGAGGCTCTTGTTTTATCAAACCAAGATAAAACAGAGGTGCAAGCCACATCGCCACAACTGATAGCATGACTAAGGGGCCAAACAACATGCGCAATGACCACTTGCCGCGATGTGAGCCGCTGGTAAATGCGAAAAATGCAATGGGGATAAATAAAAGAACAGGTAAAAAGCCAACGCCTTTGGTTATGATCCCAAGCCCCATAAAGAACCATGCTGCAAAGTACCACCGCCAATTAACATGCAAGTAAAAGTGCTGAATGAGTCCGTAGACACCAATCCAGATAAAGCAGGCGACAAGGGCATCTATTTGAGCAAATTTGGCTTGAATAAGAAACTGCGGGCTCAGTAGAAGTACGAGCATACTCAACATTGCCGCTTTTTCACTGGCAAGTCTTAGCGATAGCCTGTAGGTTATCCCCAAAGTGACAAGGCTTGCGATAGCGTTAGGCAGGAGCATAGCCACCTTCAGGCTACCTGTAATAAGGTAAAATAAGGCAATACACCACATAAACACAGGGGGCTTGTCTGGATAAATTTCGCCACCGCGCATGGGCACAAGCCACTGTCCGCTGTTCACCATCTCTTTTGCGACCAATGCGAATCGAGGCTCATCGGGGGGCCAAGCATCTCTGAAACCCAGACCGACAAATATCAGAGCACAGGCAAAAAAGAACAGGGTAGATGCATGGCTATTTGAATTAAGCACAAGCCTCACGACGGCTCACTCCTACGAGAAATACCTGATAAGGATAGAAGTAGAAGAAGGCTAATGATTAAACCACCAATTTGTAAAGGCTGTTCGAGGGAGCTGACAAATCGAGAACCGCTTCCAAGCAAGGTAAACAAAAAAGTTTGAGGCGCAAAGCCGATTGCACTTGCAACAATAAACGGGGCAAACGGAACGCTTAGCACACCTGCGACGGCGTTTGTTATTAAGTTAGAGCCAACAGGGAATAAACGAACAATTAGCACATTGCGAAAACTTCGCTTGGCCAGTTTGTTTTCAACAGGCTTTAATTTTGTACCTAAAAGACGGACGGCAAGTGAGCGCAGAGGGCCATTTGCTAATGCGTAGGCTATGCATGCAGACAATACCGTTAGCAACAAGGCAATTAATCCTCCCTGCAATGCACCAAAGCCCACTCCGCAAAAAAAACTGACAGCCTGACGGGGAAAACCCATGGTTAAAAGTACAACACAACCACTCAGTATCATGCACAGCGATTGCCAATTTAAATTTGAAATATAGGCATTCAACCAATCTGTATCATCACCGTGCTTCCATACTTCACCAGTGACCTCAAACGACACATAGCAGATAAGGGCAATGCTTGCTGCCCCGATGAAAAACCGTATGAAGCTTTTGAGGCGGCGAATATTAGTCTTCATGACCCATTCCGCTGGCAATGTGATTAAGCTTATTTCTGTACATTAGCCATCTAACGCCAAGCATATCGATGATCCCTGCCCAGCCACGATTCCACGCTGTGTAATTTGATTTACCTTCTAAACGCGCGCGATGATTGACCGATACACATACCACTTCTCCCCCAAGCCTTTTAGTTAAAGCGGGAATATACCGGTGCATATGGTCGAAGTAGGGTAAAAGTAAAAAGGTACTTCTTGGGAGGAGTTTCAAGCCACAGCCCGTGTCTGGTGTGTCATCTTGTAGGATCCACTGGCGAACACGATTGGCAACTTTAGACTGAAATCGCTTCCACGGGGTATCTTTTCGCTTTTTACGATGTCCGATAACGCAGAAGTGCCCTGCATTAGTCTCTTTAGCTGCGCGAATCAGTCGCGGTATATCAGCAGGATCGTTTTGCCCATCAGCATCAAGGGTGATGATCCACTTTCCTTTTGCCTGTAAAACGCCGTGAAAAACCGAAGTGCTTTGACCGCAGCTAATAGGGTGGACGATGACACGACAACTTACCGGCAAGGTGCTTGAAAGGTTATGCAGCAAGGCTAGGGAGTCGTCGCTGCTACCGTCATCAACAACAATAATTTCTGTTGTTGTACTTGGAACCACTTCTGCAATT
It contains:
- a CDS encoding thermostable hemolysin, with amino-acid sequence MSHVLASVPTQIASQQSAIVSKEKPAITFIAAKHGHNARRRIEAFIASGFKARYNARVTSFMPMLFALEAKGVKAAAGARFAAYDGQYNSLFIEQYLNTSVETALTLQGITVNRAHIAEVGNLFSSASRYTLPLLFALFFVLKRCGSKYLVFSATSQLTSLLMGAGIQLLPLVKAEVSKLKGNSDDWGTYYDTAPQVTALSLHHVTQHIIGCPELNAHYQRAIELISANVDALTQNICTKKETAYVA
- a CDS encoding glycosyltransferase family 39 protein, whose product is MRLVLNSNSHASTLFFFACALIFVGLGFRDAWPPDEPRFALVAKEMVNSGQWLVPMRGGEIYPDKPPVFMWCIALFYLITGSLKVAMLLPNAIASLVTLGITYRLSLRLASEKAAMLSMLVLLLSPQFLIQAKFAQIDALVACFIWIGVYGLIQHFYLHVNWRWYFAAWFFMGLGIITKGVGFLPVLLFIPIAFFAFTSGSHRGKWSLRMLFGPLVMLSVVAMWLAPLFYLGLIKQEPQIQQYLSNILFKQTAERYANAWHHIEPWYYYIVEVIPVFWITPIAILVSKAKSLKDVLIHKPAYSSLLIWVILVVIFFSISPGKRGVYVLPALPALSMVAGLVLANSTLSRGLVLFARAVTSLISAVLLIAGLALLFHEPTAVKLMTRFDSDSETLVRLSIVLLVLGIAGLCTHIVYYVYNKKRNAGDGKLLARQLLAWLFILTVIPSTFGAWLLNDYRTPRIVLQNAESQISNMLTKDSTAFEVGIVSFKEQYFLYSPFEMAHFGYHTPQEVENGTAWAWLTDTSEPSREQTKISGRRVRPPMRQRFLLVPSDYKFQCVDLSQATSMGAAHRDEWLLLPATAANATCDLPANGPVFNSYDGSAIN
- a CDS encoding TVP38/TMEM64 family protein, yielding MKTNIRRLKSFIRFFIGAASIALICYVSFEVTGEVWKHGDDTDWLNAYISNLNWQSLCMILSGCVVLLTMGFPRQAVSFFCGVGFGALQGGLIALLLTVLSACIAYALANGPLRSLAVRLLGTKLKPVENKLAKRSFRNVLIVRLFPVGSNLITNAVAGVLSVPFAPFIVASAIGFAPQTFLFTLLGSGSRFVSSLEQPLQIGGLIISLLLLLSLSGISRRSEPS
- a CDS encoding glycosyltransferase family 2 protein; translation: MHQFDVSVVLPAKNEAKNLSALLREIAEVVPSTTTEIIVVDDGSSDDSLALLHNLSSTLPVSCRVIVHPISCGQSTSVFHGVLQAKGKWIITLDADGQNDPADIPRLIRAAKETNAGHFCVIGHRKKRKDTPWKRFQSKVANRVRQWILQDDTPDTGCGLKLLPRSTFLLLPYFDHMHRYIPALTKRLGGEVVCVSVNHRARLEGKSNYTAWNRGWAGIIDMLGVRWLMYRNKLNHIASGMGHED